The nucleotide sequence ACCACAGTGTGCCCACATAAAGTGTGTATGTGGGCAGTCCATTTACTTCAAAGAAACTACCCAAACAGTTTGCTTGGTTTTCATCGCATATAAACAAGTCTGAAAGGTTCAAAAGTGGCTTCCTTttcttattacattttttttcccaattttgtAAGTTCCACAAGTTCACAAAAGGAGCAACCCAGTTAAAAAATTATGCCCTTTACTTTCTGAAAAAAGGAGGGTCAGTTCTTGATAAGCAAACCCAATGTCTAGAGCCCAACTTTATTGTATTGGCTCAAGGAAAGCAAGTGTTTGATATGAGATTCCAGATGTCAtatctatatacatatatattgagGATGTAGCTTCCTATTCTTTTCAGGTACCTTTTTCAGTTTCTTATCCTGTTTTTCTGTCACGCGGTTTTAGTAGGAATTGTTATTCTATAGTGAGGATGGGCACACTGAGGATTAAAGGCATGCCTTTATAGTGCTGGTGCCCCCTTTCTTCGAACATGTTCTTTAACCCAATAAAGAAATCAAAGGTTGAACAATCAACATGGCATATGATCTTTTCTTCTAGAATTAACAACACTTTCACATTGAGACCTCACAAGAGTTGGTTTGGCAGCTTCTCTCGTTTGATTCACCTGAGCTTTTCCTTGGATTTAACATAATTTTATGCTACAAGAAAGGACAATGTGAGAGACAATGACCCACCAAAATAAACCCAAAGAATTAATCAATGGCGACaacaaaattcatggaaatCCACTCCAATTGCTTTGATGCCGCCACACCCACCACCAATCCTAATCCCTGTTCGATGCTCACAATCCACCCTCCCATTGGTTTCTCCGCCTGCTTCTCCTATATCATCTACTCCTCTGCTATCTTCATTTCTCCCATTTGACAAATCATACATAGGAGTCTGTTGCAGTAATCCACCATGACCATCTCCCCCCCCACCACTCCAATGGGTTCCCTCCCCTCCCCACAGCGGACCACCACCCCACCGCCATCCCCGGAAAACACCTCCTCCAGGTATCGGGTCATGGCCTCGTTTTGCCTGAGAGAGCCAGCACCAAATGCGAATGTGTCCAATTGGATAGAGTGTTACAATCCATGTGACAACACTTGGACTTACGTTAACCCAGTTCCTGGACTCGCTGACAACCAAGTCTTGAAAGGCTTCGCCATGGTTTCTCTAGGCGACTCCATTTTCATAATTGGCGGCCGCCTCTGCCGCAAGGACAGGGCACGGGGTGAGGAGTTTATCGAGGTGGACGTGGAGGTTCTTTCAACAGTTTTGCGTTACAATGTGACTACTACCCAATGGTCAAAATGCACACCACTCGGCACCCCACGGTATGACTTTGCATGCACGGtttgtgaaaataaaatctACGTGGCAGGGGGCAAATCCACCCTGGAAAGCGCACGTGGGATATCCTTAGCTGAGGTGTTCGACCCCGCCCTCAATGTGTGGACACCTCTCCCTAACATGAGCACCCTAAGGTACAAATGTGTAGGCGTGACATGGCAAGCGAAGATCCTAGTGGTTGGAGGATTTGCTGACAGGTTGGACTCGGACCGAACCGTGCCCTGCGCGTTGGAGCGCAGTTCAGCTGAGTTGTTCGACCCGAGCAGTGGAAGATGGGACCTGATGGTAGGGATGTGGCAGCTGGACGTACCACCTAATCAAATTGTAGTGGTGGATGGAAATTTGTTTAGCTCGGGGGATTGCCTCAAGGCTTGGAAAGGTCACATTGAGGCATATGATATGAACCTCAACATATGGAACATAGTGGATGGGTCACAGCTGCAAACCCTCTGCTCCCCACTTTACCTCACAGTGGCACCACTTGGAACCCTTCTATATTTCTTGGCAGGCTATAGAAGAGGAGCCGGGGGCTCATCCAACTTCATATCCATGGTCCATGTCTTCGACACTTTGGCTGACGAAGATGCCTGGAGGGACTTGGAGCCTATTCAAGAGGTTGGCGACAAAGAGCTTTGCAGCCATGGTTGTGTTGTTCAACTTTCTAAGTAACTTATATATAACATACATGCGTCTACCTATACCTTTTTCCATATATCATACAGTACTTTATGTCTATCTTCCTCAAGTCATCGCATTACTTGTGCTATAGAACAAGGTCAGATATACTGAGTTCAATGAGTTCAATTTCTCATGTAATCACAATctatgccaattttttttttttttataatgttaaaaaatgtatttgccCAATCTAGTTTAAAATGAAAGCATTATTGCAAATTAACATTAATGGCAAGTCACACAAAGTATGGTGGTGGGCATGGGTTGCAGTGCACATGACTGATCTTGGGGGTTTGCCAAGcccacaataaataaaaaaagaaaaagaaaaaaaaacaagtgttGATCTAAAATTAGTAAGGGGTGAGTGACCCAAATGATGATTAGATGTTGTTGGGTCGGTCTCAAAAAGGTCCAAAACTGCCCTTTGTCATGGTCCATGGACATCCACAATGTGGGCCCTGGCCCACAGGTGCAACCCCACTGGGCTCCACCCACCGTCTTGAGGTGGTTGGGTGCATCAAGTGTTAACCATACAGGCCCGCAGAAAAGAAATAGCCCAAGAAGAAGCCCTCTTCCAGCAGCAtcaaaagaagagaaagggGGGTCAACAAAAACTCTcagaaaagggggaaaaaaaggtGGGGGGAGGGGGTCCATCACGTGAGCCACGCACGAGGCAGCTGACACCGTCAAAACTCAGAATTATTTCTACAGTCCAACACGCAATCGCACGTGCAGTGATGGAGCCAGAAGGGGGTGAAGGTGATGTTTGACCCGTGGGACATTGACTGGATCGGAAGGCAGAGCGGAAATAGGAGATAGGGAGAGATCGAGGCCGTCCAAAGGGGTGGTCTGGGGAGAAACAACGTGGGGATGGGAGGTGGTCGGGGGGAGACAAGAGGGTGGGGTTTGAAAGTCTTTAAGGGTTTGGGGTTAATGGGTTTCACACTCGGATGAGGACGCCTCCAGCTAAAGCCACGTGGCTAGAGCATGCTGATAGAGACACGTGGAATAGGAGGACAGGTGGGGACCATGGGAATCCAGGGGGCTTGGGAGACATGGAGCATCCCTCCGACATTTTGCATGTGACTATGTAACCTCTGTTTAATTAAAATGGCCCTCCTTTCCTCTTTGGCCTTCCCTTCACTTGTCACccatttaatttcaatataaataatttccaaatatcctttattttattttttattttaagattatctTTCAGTTTTAGATATGGTACATGAATTCTACTTTCAGGCACGAATATCCACAATTAGGTATTGTGGTTCACACTTACAAATTCATAATCTTGATGACATGGCATGAACTGCCAGGTAAGACGATACGTGAGCAGCACACATGGAGGTGGGGGGTGGGAGCAAGCATGAGACAAGACCTTTTCTCGAGAAAAAAATGAGACGTACTTTTCTTTCTCAGTTTCCCATGAAACCCTTTGTGGTATAGGCTCTGTAGCCTCTCTAGGTCTCCAATTTCTTGACTTGGACTGTAGCACCAATACTTCACCCACACGTTTCCGCATAATCTCAGGATTGCCACTTATCCTGAGACCATCAGATAGGTTTCAGAACTGGGTTCCCTACCTCGATGAGGAGTACTGTCAGAGTGGCATTTTTTGTGTAAATATTGGTCCCAAGCTAGGGTATTTGTCAGGCAGTGAGTACATGCGTGGACAAGATATTGGGCCGGGCCCAGTCAGTTATATCTCTGATTTTGAAAAGGTAATTTATGGAGCTGGCGGGGCCCAAGCCACAGATTAAATTTGCTTAACAATAAAATTGAATCGATTACTTATGGAGCTGGACGTTGGCGCACTTGTTGTGCTTGATGGTGAGCCTTAATTCGATCCCCAACTACAAGTTGGCTGcccttttttaaatttccaagaTTGAGTAATTGGGTCAAGGGATCCATAAATGATGTCTACAaggaattgttttaaatttgaggtGGAGTTGTAGAAAGTGGGCCAAGTTAGATCCAGGAAAAATCTagttgtttcaaaaaaaataaaaatttagccATGGAAGATGTCAACTCTCTAACtaacaaatgtattttttttttattgcattattattattattattttagggTTTGGGGGAAGGGTAGAAGAAGAGAGAGACAAGGGATAACTGCTAAGACAGGCTGAGGCCCAAATGGAGGCCCAACTTGTTGTGatgcttaaataaataaactgagAGGTCCATTTCAACTGCCAAAATCAGGTGCCATTTTGTATaatatcccaaaaaaaaaaagaaaaaaaagaagagaaaaataaaaagaaagcaaagcagaggagaagtagaagaagaatcAACCACCTATCCAAATTCCAAAGcgctctcttctctctctcctttttccAACCTCAGCCTCCTCTCTGTAAAGCTACTCCCACATGCTCCTCTCACTCTCTTTTGGGAGGCTAAGTCACAGGTTTAAGTCCCAATACTGTTGCCTCTGATAAGGTCTAAAGCCCTACCATCACTCCATCCATATGTCTATTTGTCTACTTTCAACGCT is from Vitis riparia cultivar Riparia Gloire de Montpellier isolate 1030 chromosome 10, EGFV_Vit.rip_1.0, whole genome shotgun sequence and encodes:
- the LOC117924292 gene encoding influenza virus NS1A-binding protein homolog A-like; this translates as MTISPPTTPMGSLPSPQRTTTPPPSPENTSSRYRVMASFCLREPAPNANVSNWIECYNPCDNTWTYVNPVPGLADNQVLKGFAMVSLGDSIFIIGGRLCRKDRARGEEFIEVDVEVLSTVLRYNVTTTQWSKCTPLGTPRYDFACTVCENKIYVAGGKSTLESARGISLAEVFDPALNVWTPLPNMSTLRYKCVGVTWQAKILVVGGFADRLDSDRTVPCALERSSAELFDPSSGRWDLMVGMWQLDVPPNQIVVVDGNLFSSGDCLKAWKGHIEAYDMNLNIWNIVDGSQLQTLCSPLYLTVAPLGTLLYFLAGYRRGAGGSSNFISMVHVFDTLADEDAWRDLEPIQEVGDKELCSHGCVVQLSK